The proteins below come from a single Macrobrachium rosenbergii isolate ZJJX-2024 chromosome 50, ASM4041242v1, whole genome shotgun sequence genomic window:
- the LOC136832930 gene encoding small ribosomal subunit protein bS6-like, with protein sequence MSDATETGKMSYATETGKMSDATETRNMSDATETGKMSDATETGKMSDATETGKMSDATETRNMSDATETGKMSDATETGKMSDATETGKINRKNSDATETGKLSDATETGKMSDVTETLKMSDATETGKMSDATETGKMSDATETGKMSDATETGKIAGESRDYWRVYICVFTVRDL encoded by the exons atgtcagacgccacagaaacaggaaaaatgtcatacgccacagaaacaggaaaaatgtcagaCGCCACAGAAACAAGAAATATGTCAGACGctacagaaacaggaaaaatgtcagacgccacagaaacaggaaaaatgtcagacgccacagaaacaggaaaaatgtcagaCGCCACAGAAACAAGAAATATGTCAGACGctacagaaacaggaaaaatgtcagacgccacagaaacaggaaaaatgtcagacgccacagaaacaggaaaaat aaacaggaaaaattcaGACGCCACAGAAACAGGAAAACTGTCAGACGccacagaaacaggaaaaatgtcagaCGTCACAGAAACACTAAAAATGTCAGACGCCACAGAGACAGGAAAAATGTCAGACGccacagaaacaggaaaaatgtcagacgccacagaaacaggaaaaatgtcagacgccacagaaacaggaaaaat TGCAGGCGAGAGTCGTGATTACTGGAGAGTCTACATTTGTGTTTTCACTGTCAGAGATTTGTGA